In a genomic window of Enterobacter asburiae:
- a CDS encoding KDGP aldolase family protein yields MKLTPNFYRDRVCLNVLAGSKANASAIYEAAEGHVLVGVLSKNYPDVASAVVDMREYAALIDNALSVGLGAGDPNQSAMVSEISRQVQPQHVNQVFTGVATSRALLGQNESVVNGLVSPTGTIGMVKISTGPLSSAAPDGIVPVETAIALLKDFGGSSIKYFPMGGLKCRDEYKAVAEACARHDFWLEPTGGIDLENYEEILQIALDAGVSKIIPHIYSSIIDKASGDTRPEDVRTLLVMTKKLVT; encoded by the coding sequence ATGAAACTGACCCCCAACTTTTACCGTGACCGCGTCTGTCTGAACGTGCTGGCCGGCTCAAAGGCTAACGCCAGCGCCATTTACGAGGCGGCGGAAGGCCACGTGCTGGTGGGCGTGCTCTCCAAAAATTACCCGGACGTGGCGAGCGCCGTTGTCGATATGCGTGAATATGCCGCGCTGATTGATAACGCGCTTTCCGTCGGCCTCGGCGCGGGGGATCCGAACCAGTCTGCGATGGTGAGCGAAATCTCCCGTCAGGTGCAGCCGCAGCACGTCAACCAGGTCTTTACCGGCGTGGCCACCAGCCGCGCGCTGCTGGGGCAGAATGAGTCTGTGGTCAACGGTCTGGTCTCTCCGACCGGCACCATCGGCATGGTAAAAATCTCCACCGGTCCGCTGAGCAGCGCAGCACCGGACGGCATCGTGCCGGTTGAAACGGCGATTGCCCTGCTGAAAGATTTCGGCGGCAGCTCCATCAAATACTTCCCGATGGGCGGCCTGAAGTGCCGTGACGAATACAAAGCGGTGGCGGAAGCCTGCGCCCGTCACGACTTCTGGCTGGAGCCAACCGGAGGTATCGATCTGGAAAACTATGAGGAGATCCTGCAGATCGCCCTCGACGCGGGCGTGAGCAAAATCATCCCGCATATCTACAGCTCGATTATCGACAAGGCCAGCGGCGACACGCGTCCGGAAGATGTGCGTACGCTGCTTGTGATGACGAAGAAGCTGGTGACGTAG
- a CDS encoding lactonase family protein, which yields MHTRTLLVASLSMFSTAAVAQTQYAWVGTYNPNGEGLYRFTVDPQTGALANKTLVSKLPNAAQLTVSHDGKTLYLASEVEQGLVQALRVGDNGELSELNQVASGGAGPVYLSLTPSGQHLLVANYVSGSIAVLPVNADGSLGDATDKHQDQGEPGAAKPEAAVEGSFAISDHNGPHAHMIAADPSGKYVFSTDLGLDRIYQYRFDDRTGKLTPNDPPFISASSKGAGPRHFVFTPKGDALWLINEEASTLTHYALDSSGRLKEGKTVSALPDGYKGTSFAAGLALSADGKQLYVANRLHNSIGHFTVTAEGTLTHQDDVWTRGDYPRTLTLDKQGRWLYVMNQRSDNITRFRVAQDGKLSFEPDYTPVGSPSQMVISP from the coding sequence ATGCACACCCGTACCCTGCTTGTTGCTTCACTCTCAATGTTCTCCACTGCCGCTGTCGCCCAGACGCAATACGCCTGGGTGGGCACCTACAACCCCAACGGGGAAGGGCTGTACCGCTTTACCGTTGACCCACAAACCGGCGCGCTGGCGAATAAAACGCTGGTGAGCAAGCTGCCGAACGCCGCGCAGCTGACCGTCTCGCACGACGGCAAAACGCTCTATCTGGCAAGCGAAGTGGAGCAGGGCTTGGTGCAGGCGCTGCGGGTGGGGGATAACGGCGAGCTAAGCGAACTGAATCAGGTGGCTTCCGGCGGTGCGGGGCCGGTGTACCTGTCGCTGACGCCGAGCGGCCAGCATCTGCTGGTGGCGAACTATGTCAGCGGATCGATTGCCGTGTTGCCCGTCAACGCGGACGGCAGCCTGGGTGACGCTACGGACAAACATCAGGATCAAGGGGAACCGGGCGCGGCGAAGCCGGAAGCGGCTGTCGAAGGTAGCTTTGCCATCAGCGATCACAATGGTCCCCATGCGCACATGATCGCTGCCGATCCGAGCGGGAAATATGTTTTTTCTACCGATCTGGGGCTGGATCGTATCTATCAGTACCGCTTTGACGATCGAACCGGAAAGCTGACGCCGAACGATCCGCCGTTTATCAGCGCCTCCTCAAAAGGCGCCGGCCCGCGCCACTTTGTCTTTACGCCAAAGGGGGACGCCCTGTGGCTGATTAACGAAGAGGCGTCTACGCTCACCCATTATGCGCTGGACAGCAGCGGCAGGCTGAAAGAGGGCAAAACGGTCTCTGCCCTGCCGGACGGCTATAAAGGCACCAGCTTTGCAGCCGGGCTCGCATTAAGCGCCGACGGTAAGCAGCTGTATGTGGCTAACCGTTTGCATAACAGCATCGGGCACTTTACCGTAACAGCGGAGGGCACGCTGACCCATCAGGACGACGTGTGGACCCGCGGCGACTACCCGCGCACCCTGACGCTCGATAAACAGGGACGCTGGCTGTACGTCATGAACCAGCGCAGCGACAACATTACCCGTTTCCGCGTGGCGCAGGACGGCAAGCTGAGCTTCGAGCCTGACTATACCCCGGTCGGCAGCCCATCCCAGATGGTCATTTCACCTTAA
- a CDS encoding BglG family transcription antiterminator: protein MRFPNQRLAQLFDLLQNETLPQDELAQRLSVSTRTVRADITALNALLASHGAQFILSRGNGYQLKIDDAERYQQLQASHPRALRIPRTGAERVHYLVVRFLTSAFSLKLEDLADEWFVSRATLQSDMVEVREWFQRYNLTLETRPRHGMKLFGSEMSVRACLTDLLWELAQQDSLNPLVTEVALNAGVPEQMVAVLHDALTRHHIRLTDEGELFLRLYCAVSVRRISEGFPLPEFHAEDVEENVREAAKDIAVVIQELAGKALSPSEESWLCVHIAARQIQEIAPSAINADDDEALVNYILRYINTHYNYNLLSDAQLHADLLTHIKTMITRVRYQIMIPNPLLENIKQHYPMAWDMTLAAVSSWGKYTPYAISENEIGFLVLHIGVGLERHYNIGYQRQPRVLLVCDAGNAMVRMIEAVLQRKYPQIEVTRTLTLREYELADAIGEDFVISTARVSEKSKPVVTIAPFPTDYQLEQIGKLVLVDRTRPWMLEKYFDAAHFRILDKPVDQQTLFRELCDQLEHEGFVGAEFLDSVVEREAIVSTMLGDGIALPHSLGLLAQKTVVYTVLAPQGIPWGDETAHVIFLLAISKSEYEEAMAIYDIFVTFLRERAMARLCQCGDFAGFKAVAMESLSRF, encoded by the coding sequence GTGCGATTTCCGAACCAACGTTTAGCGCAACTTTTCGATCTGTTGCAAAACGAGACGCTGCCACAGGACGAGCTGGCGCAGCGGCTGTCGGTCTCCACGCGAACCGTCCGCGCCGATATCACCGCCCTGAACGCGCTGCTGGCAAGCCACGGCGCGCAGTTTATTCTGAGCCGGGGCAACGGCTACCAGCTAAAAATTGATGATGCCGAGCGCTATCAGCAGCTTCAGGCATCGCACCCGCGCGCGCTGCGAATTCCCCGAACGGGAGCGGAGCGCGTGCACTATCTGGTGGTGCGTTTTCTGACGTCGGCGTTTTCGCTTAAGCTTGAAGATCTGGCTGACGAGTGGTTTGTCAGCCGCGCCACGCTGCAAAGCGACATGGTGGAAGTGCGCGAGTGGTTCCAGCGCTATAACCTGACGCTGGAAACCCGCCCGCGCCACGGCATGAAGCTGTTTGGCAGCGAGATGTCGGTGCGCGCCTGCCTCACCGATCTCCTGTGGGAGCTGGCGCAGCAGGACAGCCTCAACCCGCTGGTGACGGAGGTCGCGCTCAACGCCGGGGTACCGGAGCAGATGGTAGCTGTGCTGCACGACGCGCTTACCCGGCACCACATCCGCCTGACTGACGAAGGCGAGCTGTTCCTGCGTCTGTACTGTGCGGTGTCGGTGCGTCGTATCAGCGAAGGCTTTCCGCTGCCGGAATTTCATGCGGAAGACGTGGAAGAGAACGTGCGCGAGGCGGCGAAGGATATCGCGGTGGTCATTCAGGAGCTGGCGGGCAAAGCGCTGTCGCCGTCCGAAGAGAGCTGGCTGTGCGTGCACATTGCGGCGCGGCAGATTCAGGAGATCGCCCCAAGCGCGATTAACGCCGACGACGACGAGGCGCTGGTCAACTACATCCTGCGCTACATCAACACCCACTATAACTACAACCTGCTCAGCGACGCACAGCTGCACGCGGATCTGCTCACGCACATTAAAACCATGATCACCCGCGTGCGGTATCAAATCATGATCCCCAATCCGCTGCTGGAAAACATCAAGCAGCATTACCCGATGGCATGGGATATGACGCTGGCGGCGGTGTCGAGCTGGGGCAAATACACGCCGTATGCGATCAGCGAAAACGAGATTGGCTTTCTGGTGCTGCATATCGGCGTCGGGCTGGAGCGCCACTACAACATCGGCTACCAGCGCCAGCCGCGCGTGCTGCTGGTGTGCGATGCCGGGAATGCCATGGTGCGCATGATCGAGGCGGTGCTTCAGCGCAAGTATCCGCAGATCGAGGTGACGCGCACGCTCACCCTGCGCGAGTACGAGCTGGCGGATGCTATCGGCGAGGACTTTGTTATCTCTACCGCCCGCGTCAGCGAAAAATCCAAACCGGTGGTGACGATCGCCCCGTTCCCGACCGACTATCAGTTAGAGCAGATCGGCAAGCTGGTGCTGGTGGACCGCACCCGACCGTGGATGCTGGAGAAATACTTCGACGCGGCTCATTTCCGCATTCTCGACAAGCCCGTTGACCAGCAAACGCTGTTCCGCGAGCTGTGTGACCAACTTGAACACGAAGGTTTTGTTGGCGCGGAGTTTCTGGATTCGGTCGTCGAGCGTGAGGCTATCGTCAGCACCATGCTCGGTGACGGCATCGCGCTGCCTCACTCCCTCGGCCTGCTGGCGCAGAAAACGGTGGTCTACACGGTTCTGGCTCCGCAGGGCATCCCGTGGGGGGATGAAACCGCGCACGTCATCTTCCTGCTCGCCATCAGCAAAAGCGAGTACGAAGAGGCGATGGCGATTTACGATATCTTCGTCACCTTCCTGCGTGAACGGGCGATGGCGCGCCTGTGCCAGTGCGGAGATTTTGCCGGGTTTAAGGCGGTGGCAATGGAGAGTTTGAGCCGGTTTTGA
- the nrdG gene encoding anaerobic ribonucleoside-triphosphate reductase-activating protein translates to MRYHQYYPVDIVNGPGTRCTLFVSGCVHECPGCYNKSTWRLNSGMPFTAEMEDKIVNDLNDTRIHRQGISLSGGDPLHPQNVPDILKLVKRIRAECAGKDIWVWTGYKLDELNAQQMEVVELINVLVDGKFVQDLKDPALIWRGSSNQVVHHLR, encoded by the coding sequence ATGCGATACCATCAATACTACCCCGTCGACATCGTCAACGGCCCCGGCACCCGCTGCACCCTGTTTGTTTCAGGCTGCGTCCACGAATGCCCCGGCTGCTACAACAAAAGCACCTGGCGTCTGAACTCCGGCATGCCGTTTACCGCTGAGATGGAAGACAAGATCGTCAACGACCTGAACGACACGCGCATTCACCGTCAGGGGATCTCACTTTCCGGTGGCGACCCCCTGCACCCGCAAAACGTGCCGGATATCCTGAAGCTGGTGAAGCGCATTCGGGCAGAGTGTGCGGGAAAAGATATCTGGGTCTGGACAGGCTATAAGCTGGATGAGCTGAACGCGCAGCAAATGGAAGTGGTGGAACTGATTAACGTGCTGGTCGACGGCAAGTTCGTACAGGATTTAAAAGACCCGGCGCTGATTTGGCGCGGCAGCAGTAACCAGGTTGTGCATCATTTGCGTTGA
- the nrdD gene encoding anaerobic ribonucleoside-triphosphate reductase, producing MTPHVMKRDGCKVPFKSERIQEAILRAAKAAGVDDADYCATVAEVVSSQMTERSQVDINEIQTAVENQLMAGPYKQLARAYIEYRHDRDVQREKRGRLNQEIRGLVEQTNSALLNENANKDSKVIPTQRDLLAGIVAKHYARQHLLPRDVVSAHERGEIHYHDLDYSPFFPMFNCMLIDLKGMLTHGFKMGNAEIEPPKSISTATAVTAQIIAQVASHIYGGTTINRIDEVLAPFVTASFNKHRKTAEEWQIPDADGYAHSRTEKECYDAFQSLEYEVNTLHTANGQTPFVTFGFGLGTSWESRLIQQSILRNRISGLGKNRKTAVFPKLVFAIRDGLNHKFGDPNYDIKQLALECASKRMYPDILNYDQVVKVTGSFKTPMGCRSFLGVYEDENGEQIHDGRNNLGVISLNLPRIALEAKGNEAEFWKLLDERLQLARKALMTRIARLEGVKARVAPILYMEGACGVRLKADDDVSEIFKNGRASISLGYIGIHETINALAGDTHMYDSEALREKGIAIVQRLRDAVDQWKEETGYGFSLYSTPSENLCDRFCRLDTAEFGIVEGVTDKGYYTNSFHLDVEKKVNPYDKIDFEAAYPPIASGGFICYGEYPNIQHNLKALEDVWDYSYQHVPYYGTNTPIDECYECGFTGEFECTSKGFTCPKCGNHDAARVSVTRRVCGYLGSPDARPFNAGKQEEVKRRVKHLGNGQIG from the coding sequence ATGACACCGCATGTGATGAAACGTGATGGCTGTAAAGTGCCGTTTAAATCAGAGCGCATCCAGGAAGCCATTCTGCGTGCAGCTAAAGCAGCGGGAGTCGATGACGCAGATTACTGCGCCACCGTCGCAGAAGTCGTTAGCAGCCAGATGACTGAACGCAGCCAGGTCGATATCAACGAGATCCAGACCGCGGTTGAAAACCAGCTGATGGCGGGGCCTTACAAGCAGCTGGCGCGCGCCTATATTGAGTACCGCCACGATCGTGACGTGCAGCGTGAGAAGCGCGGTCGCCTGAACCAGGAGATCCGTGGCCTGGTGGAGCAGACCAACTCTGCCCTGCTCAACGAAAACGCCAACAAAGACAGTAAAGTGATCCCGACCCAGCGCGACCTGCTGGCCGGTATCGTCGCCAAACACTATGCCCGTCAGCACCTGCTGCCGCGCGACGTGGTGTCTGCGCACGAGCGCGGCGAGATCCACTATCACGATCTCGACTATTCGCCGTTCTTCCCGATGTTCAATTGCATGCTGATTGACCTGAAAGGCATGCTGACCCACGGTTTTAAAATGGGTAACGCCGAGATTGAACCGCCAAAATCCATCTCCACCGCCACCGCGGTTACGGCACAGATCATCGCCCAGGTGGCGAGCCATATTTACGGCGGGACCACCATTAACCGCATTGATGAAGTGCTGGCCCCGTTCGTAACGGCGAGCTTCAACAAGCACCGTAAAACCGCCGAAGAGTGGCAGATCCCGGACGCGGACGGCTATGCGCACTCCCGCACCGAAAAAGAGTGCTACGACGCGTTCCAGTCACTGGAATATGAGGTGAACACGCTGCACACCGCCAACGGCCAGACGCCGTTTGTAACCTTCGGCTTTGGCCTGGGCACCAGCTGGGAATCACGCCTGATTCAACAGTCCATCCTGCGCAACCGTATTTCCGGCCTCGGCAAGAACCGCAAAACGGCGGTATTCCCGAAACTGGTGTTCGCGATTCGCGACGGCCTGAACCACAAGTTTGGCGACCCGAACTACGACATCAAACAGCTGGCGCTGGAGTGCGCGAGCAAGCGCATGTACCCGGACATCCTGAACTACGATCAGGTCGTTAAAGTGACCGGCTCGTTTAAAACGCCAATGGGCTGCCGCAGCTTCCTCGGCGTGTACGAAGATGAAAACGGCGAGCAGATCCACGACGGGCGTAACAACCTGGGGGTGATCAGCCTGAACCTGCCGCGCATCGCGCTGGAGGCCAAAGGCAATGAAGCTGAATTCTGGAAGCTGCTGGATGAACGTCTGCAGCTGGCGCGTAAGGCGCTGATGACCCGTATTGCTCGCCTTGAAGGAGTGAAAGCCCGCGTCGCGCCAATCCTCTATATGGAAGGGGCCTGCGGCGTGCGCCTGAAGGCGGACGATGACGTGTCCGAGATCTTCAAAAACGGCCGCGCGTCGATTTCGCTGGGCTATATCGGCATCCACGAGACCATCAACGCCCTGGCTGGCGATACGCATATGTACGACAGCGAGGCCCTGCGCGAAAAAGGCATTGCGATTGTTCAACGCCTGCGCGACGCGGTTGACCAGTGGAAAGAGGAAACCGGCTACGGATTTAGCCTCTACAGCACGCCGAGCGAGAACCTGTGCGACCGCTTCTGCCGTCTGGATACCGCCGAGTTCGGGATTGTGGAAGGCGTGACCGACAAAGGGTACTACACCAACAGCTTCCACCTCGACGTGGAGAAAAAGGTGAACCCGTACGATAAGATCGACTTCGAAGCGGCCTATCCGCCGATCGCCAGCGGCGGCTTCATCTGCTACGGCGAGTACCCGAACATTCAGCACAACCTGAAGGCGCTGGAAGACGTATGGGATTACAGCTATCAGCACGTGCCGTATTACGGGACCAACACGCCAATCGACGAGTGCTACGAGTGCGGCTTTACCGGTGAGTTCGAGTGTACGAGTAAAGGCTTCACCTGCCCGAAATGCGGCAACCACGATGCGGCCCGCGTCTCTGTGACCCGTCGCGTGTGCGGCTATCTCGGCAGCCCGGATGCGCGTCCGTTTAACGCTGGCAAGCAGGAAGAGGTGAAGCGCCGCGTGAAGCATTTGGGGAATGGGCAGATCGGGTAA
- a CDS encoding PTS transporter subunit EIIA, which yields MNLLALTHPDLVFINPPHRTPEALIRWLAEPLAGRKIISDQETFIQSVLQRESEGPTALGEALAVPHGKTEAVQQAAFCLALFDDPIRWPGLEGDEEVRMVFLLAIPPAEAGSTHMQLLTTLTSLLTEDRVREQLLASRTREEAMSALSAEEPQKQDASPDRSLLIPVILGSIATAAFIQAGLSWACGIS from the coding sequence ATGAACTTGCTTGCATTGACGCACCCCGATCTGGTTTTTATCAACCCGCCGCACCGTACGCCTGAAGCGCTGATCCGCTGGCTCGCCGAACCGCTCGCCGGGCGGAAAATCATCAGCGATCAAGAAACGTTTATCCAGAGCGTTTTACAACGCGAAAGCGAAGGCCCTACCGCGCTGGGTGAAGCGCTCGCCGTTCCGCACGGTAAAACCGAGGCGGTGCAGCAGGCGGCGTTTTGTCTGGCGCTCTTTGACGACCCGATACGCTGGCCGGGTCTGGAAGGGGATGAAGAGGTGAGAATGGTTTTTCTGCTCGCCATTCCGCCCGCAGAAGCAGGCAGTACCCATATGCAGCTGCTGACGACGCTGACCAGTTTATTGACGGAAGATCGGGTACGTGAGCAGCTTCTGGCGTCGCGCACCCGGGAAGAGGCGATGTCCGCCCTGAGTGCTGAAGAACCGCAAAAACAGGATGCGTCCCCCGACCGTTCCCTTCTCATTCCGGTGATACTGGGCAGTATCGCTACAGCAGCCTTTATACAGGCAGGATTGAGCTGGGCCTGCGGAATCAGTTAA
- a CDS encoding alpha-mannosidase, with protein sequence MNQIHVIAHTHWDQEWYFTRQDSMVLASYNFAEVIDTLEQDPAYSCYHLDGQMAVVEDFLAINPDYRARLETLVRDKRIFVGPWYTQTDTYNVHGESIIRNLKYGIFAARTLGHAMQVGYLPDTFGHNAQMPTILQGCNLDSIVFWRGIDHDRHAKSSQFLWRAPSGATVIACAMAFGYGAAKNIGSEASHLEGKIFPMVNHLRSRAGINDLLLPCGGDQVSIDPALPKILEFASARSPDEDRYVLSSLERYVDTLRAQREQFELWEGELKSPRYTRIHKTIGSVRYDIKKKNDEVEQFILRQLEPTIAMARHQGIPVNLSVVDTLWKKLLRSHAHDSIGGCNSDATNRDILHRLEQTEQLCHSLWNLVVKTLAACIQDGDLLIFNPLAEQTQRVVKTTLYSRADNIALTYQGQPIPFDVLKRDVLPGGTAISLTAEGECETPLPPYFRWQVALQTPVLPSVGYITVNVEDDPAPFRQHVQTKGSEIVNAHYRLSLDAGTLILEDKRSGRRIPSLFTLEDCADAGDSYDFSPLAGDVPTRCSHFTLVDSLKTPLVEKLIVEATMLLPQDLAGRQNTDRTPLSIRLVCELRHDDPNLYVESTLENSHCDHRLRLLIGSDIHTRHAIASQPFAIIQRETGCAGENWQERYREMPVDIETTEGIIAVAEAGKALVVNSRGMKEFQIIGSEPAAIALTLFKATGVLGRNDLDWRPGRASGINNTVVETPDAQLLKPLHFSFTVALADSADHLTLRRLENQAAGQPFTYQRQSLHTLDHRLERFSLRLPDRQLPAQFSLLTLPEPLILSALPHAQQSRGTVVRVFNAGTQPVPVPAALAELHQINYLEEPVQPVTAIPPSATCDFLMEA encoded by the coding sequence ATGAATCAGATCCATGTCATTGCCCACACGCACTGGGATCAGGAGTGGTATTTCACCCGTCAGGACAGCATGGTGCTGGCGTCATATAACTTTGCGGAAGTCATCGACACGCTGGAGCAGGACCCGGCGTACAGCTGCTATCACCTTGACGGCCAGATGGCGGTGGTGGAGGACTTTCTCGCTATCAATCCCGATTATCGCGCCAGGCTGGAAACGCTGGTCAGAGACAAAAGGATCTTCGTGGGGCCATGGTATACCCAGACGGACACCTACAACGTGCATGGCGAATCCATCATCCGCAACCTCAAATACGGCATCTTCGCCGCCCGGACGCTGGGGCACGCCATGCAGGTTGGCTATCTTCCGGATACCTTCGGCCACAATGCGCAGATGCCGACGATTTTGCAGGGCTGCAATCTCGACAGCATCGTCTTCTGGCGCGGTATCGATCATGACAGGCACGCCAAAAGCAGCCAGTTCCTCTGGCGCGCGCCGTCAGGGGCGACCGTTATCGCCTGCGCGATGGCGTTCGGTTATGGCGCGGCGAAAAACATAGGGTCAGAAGCGAGCCATCTGGAGGGCAAAATCTTTCCGATGGTCAATCACCTGCGTTCACGCGCCGGTATCAACGACCTGCTCCTGCCCTGCGGCGGCGATCAGGTCAGCATCGACCCGGCGCTGCCGAAAATCCTGGAGTTCGCCAGCGCACGCTCCCCAGACGAGGACCGTTACGTCCTCAGTTCGCTGGAGCGCTACGTCGACACCCTGCGCGCGCAGCGTGAGCAGTTTGAACTATGGGAAGGAGAGCTGAAATCACCGCGCTACACCCGCATTCATAAAACGATCGGCTCCGTGCGCTACGACATCAAAAAGAAAAATGATGAGGTTGAGCAGTTCATCCTGCGACAGCTGGAGCCGACAATCGCCATGGCGCGTCATCAGGGCATCCCGGTCAACCTCTCAGTGGTCGATACCCTCTGGAAGAAGCTGTTGCGAAGCCACGCCCACGACTCCATTGGCGGCTGTAACAGTGATGCCACCAACCGCGACATCCTGCATCGGCTGGAGCAAACCGAACAGCTGTGCCACAGCCTGTGGAATCTGGTGGTGAAAACCCTGGCCGCCTGCATTCAGGACGGCGACCTGCTGATTTTCAACCCGCTGGCCGAGCAAACGCAACGCGTGGTGAAAACCACTCTCTACAGCCGCGCTGACAATATCGCGCTGACGTATCAGGGCCAGCCCATCCCCTTCGACGTTCTGAAAAGAGACGTGTTGCCCGGCGGAACAGCGATCTCCCTTACCGCTGAAGGCGAGTGTGAAACGCCCCTTCCCCCTTATTTCCGCTGGCAGGTTGCTTTGCAAACCCCGGTTCTGCCGTCGGTCGGCTACATCACGGTTAACGTGGAAGATGACCCTGCGCCGTTCCGCCAGCATGTACAGACAAAGGGAAGCGAGATAGTGAATGCGCACTATCGACTGTCGCTGGACGCCGGAACGCTAATCCTGGAAGACAAACGCAGCGGCAGGCGTATCCCCTCTCTCTTTACCCTTGAAGACTGCGCGGATGCGGGCGACAGCTACGATTTCTCGCCGCTTGCGGGCGACGTACCGACGCGCTGTTCGCATTTTACGCTCGTCGACAGCCTGAAAACGCCACTTGTTGAAAAGCTGATCGTTGAGGCCACGATGCTTCTTCCGCAGGATCTCGCAGGCCGTCAGAATACGGACCGAACGCCGCTATCCATTCGTCTGGTGTGCGAATTACGCCACGACGATCCGAACCTGTATGTCGAGAGTACGCTTGAAAATAGCCACTGCGATCACCGGCTACGTTTACTGATCGGCAGCGATATTCACACCCGTCACGCTATCGCCTCCCAGCCCTTCGCGATAATCCAGCGCGAAACGGGGTGTGCCGGTGAAAACTGGCAGGAGCGCTATCGCGAGATGCCCGTGGATATCGAAACCACCGAAGGCATTATTGCCGTCGCGGAAGCGGGCAAAGCGCTGGTGGTGAATAGCCGAGGTATGAAGGAGTTTCAGATTATCGGCAGCGAACCGGCGGCGATAGCCCTGACGTTGTTTAAAGCGACGGGCGTACTCGGACGCAACGATCTCGACTGGCGGCCAGGCCGGGCGTCCGGCATTAATAATACGGTGGTTGAGACCCCCGATGCCCAGTTGCTGAAACCGCTGCACTTTTCATTCACCGTCGCGCTGGCCGACAGCGCCGACCATCTCACGCTTCGTCGGCTAGAAAATCAGGCAGCCGGGCAGCCCTTCACCTACCAGCGGCAATCGTTGCACACGCTCGATCACCGTCTTGAGCGCTTTTCGTTGCGCCTGCCCGACCGCCAGCTTCCGGCACAATTCTCACTATTGACCCTGCCGGAGCCGCTCATCCTTTCTGCCCTACCCCATGCGCAGCAGTCGCGCGGCACGGTCGTCCGGGTATTTAACGCCGGGACGCAGCCGGTTCCCGTCCCGGCAGCGCTGGCAGAGCTCCATCAGATCAACTATCTGGAAGAGCCAGTGCAGCCGGTAACGGCGATCCCCCCTTCCGCGACCTGCGATTTTTTAATGGAGGCTTAA